The following nucleotide sequence is from Deltaproteobacteria bacterium.
ACACTGTGGCGAAATGGGTACACGCCAGCTCCTCTAGCTCCTGGCGGGTCATCTTCCCGGTGGTATCCTGGCTGAACACGATATGCGCCTGGGGCTCAACGTACTGTCCGGGGAGGATCCCCGGCAGGCCTGCCGCTCTTCCCACCAGTTTCTGGGCGAGGGAGAATGGCTGACCTTCGGGCAGCTCCGGTTTGCGTGGCAGGGTGACGGTGGGTTCTTTAACCTCGATGCCCTGTTTTGCGCATAGTTCCCTGGCGCGGGCCGTCAGTTTACGCCCGATAATCAGGAGATTTCTTCCCCCGGCTCTGGATTCCTCCATGATGGAGATTGGGTCCACGGAAAATCTGGCGAGAATATCGCCGGAACCTTTTTCGGTGACCGTTCCCTTGGAAAAATCAACCTCCACAACCTTTCCCTCCAGAAGGTTCCCCGACTGGCAGCGGACAGGAATGGCCCCGCAGCCCCTGAGGGTATTAAAAAAGATGGGGGCGATTTTCGAGGCCATTATGATTCCGCCGCGGCGTTTGTTCGGAGTCTGTGGAATGTCGTTTCCGATCCACCAGACCAGCGAGTTGGAGGCTGATTTACGGCTGCTGCCCGTTCCGACCACGTCGCCGGCGAAAAGGATCGGCATTCCGGGATGTTCTGACCTGATCTGTTCAAGGCGATGGAGAAAATCGGTATCGTTCGGGCTGGTGGACAGCATGGACAACGCATGGAACGGAATGTCGTCCCGGGTAATAGCTTCCTGCGCCGGGGACAGGAAATCGGTGTTGATCTCCCCGCTCGTCCTGATGATAACGCATTCAACCCTTTCGGGTACCGGCGGCATGTTCTCGAACCACTTGGCTTCGGCCCAATTGCGGAGAATATCCAGCGCAAAGGGGTTGCCGTCCGACGCCAGTTCGGCGATTTTGGTGATCATCAAGGGAGAAATGAGGATGGTCAGGGATAGGGCTTTTGCAGCTGCGGCCGCAATGTCCTCACCGGCGTCAAGGGCTTCCACCAGGAAGGGGATGTTTGCACCGCCCCCCATCTGCCCAAGCATTTCCACGGCGTCTTGAGGGGAGATGTATCTGGATGATTTCTCACCCCTAAGAATCCCGCCGAGAAATTCAGCCTTGACGTAGGACGCATCGGTAACTCCGGGAGAGACCCTCTCCCGGAGCATGTAAAGGAGGGTCTGTGCGGTGTCTTCAAGGCCCGGCTTGACCATAGCCTTGGGATCAAGGCTGTTCGATTGCAGGGATTCACATACCGCTTTCGTCTCCTCATCGCTCAGAGGAAGGGGGGGGATTCCCTTGGATAGACGCTCCTCGACAGCCTTTAAATATTTTTGGAAAATAGGGTTCAGATTGCTCATGGATTGCCTCCTCAGTGCGATGTAGACCTTTTCCTAACTGGTGAATGCAAATAACGGGACACGGGTCCCGGAGATTGGGACTGTCTCTGTATACTGTATACAATTTTTGGGTGAAAATAAAGGGTTTCATATGGTATTCCGGGGTCTAAGGTCCTGAAAGCAGGGTCCATGATCTTGGGTCTAGGGTCCAGGAAACTTCGACCTGTCACGGGATTGCCGCGTCACTCTCGTCTGCCTCGATGCTCCTCGCAATGACAGCGAAATAATAAATGTACGCATTAACCGGATGAACCGACTTCTAAGGCTTACTAACCGCTGATGCACGCTGATTCTCGCTGATAAATCTAAGTCTAAACCTTAGGGGTTGAACTTAATCCGCGTCCATCTGCGTTCATCCGCGGTAAATGACTTCAAGACTTATTGGCCGCTGATGCACGCTGATTTCCGCTGATAGATCTAAAACTGAACCATAATATGGGGGGGTGTCTCCAGTGAGACAGCGAACGGGTGGTGAAATAATGTGCCTTGTTGCGGAGAGCAGCTCTTTAACCCGAAAGATTTCAGGTTTTATCCGCTTCCGATGTTTGCCTTATCCCTTCCATCCCCTTCATCCCTGTTAGACCAAGCCTTTGCATCCGCTTTTCCCCTCTGGACACTGGACTCTGGACTGATTTACCCCGTTGAACGTTCTTTCAGGGTCGTGGGTCCATAATCTCGATTTTGGCCTTTGATCGAAGCACCTCCACAAGTTCGGAAATCATTGCCCTGGCCTTTTTTCGCCGCAATTTTGCGACGATTTCATCGCGGACCTCGTTAAGCGGTCGATAGGCTGAAGGTCGGTAGGATACGACCTTGAAGATGCGAAAGCCTCCTCGCGTCTCAACAGGTGGACTGATCCCCCCCTCAGGGAGGGAAAAGACGATTTTTTCGATGGAGTTGTGAAGGTTGCCTTCCTGAATGAGTCCCATGTCGCCGGCGGTGGCTCCGGCAGCCGGATCCTGGGAATATTTCCGTGCGAGGGATGCGAAATCGGAACCTTTCTCCGCTTCGTTGTGGATCAACCTTGCTCTGGAGAGGGCGGAATGGACCTCGGATTTGTTTTTCCATGTTTTGACCCGTATGAAAATCTGGTTTACATGGGCAGCCCTGGCAACGCGATACATCTCCAGATTCGCACTGTAAAAAGGTTCGATCTCCGCAGGTGACACATGGATCCTGGAGTAGACAGCTTTATCCAGATAATGGTTGATAACCAGATTCCTGAAGATGTTCTTTTTTAGATCCCGAATATCCATGTTTATGCAGCTAAGGGCCGCGGAGAGACGCTCCTTTCCACCTATTCTGGCGAGCTCCATCCGGTAGCGGCGCTCGACCTCTTTATCCAACCCCGGGAAACTCTGTTTGAGCCCTTCCTGGTAGAGAAGCTCTATGTCAATAAGGCGCCTCAATGCCCTGTTATTGTCGGGGGCCGGGGGTTTTCCATCTTGCGATAGTTCTTTTTGAGCCGGTCCCTGCCGTACGAGAGATGCCTCCAATGCGCAGCTGATATCAGACCGATAAATAGGCATCCCGTTCACCTTTGCAACCGCCTGGGGTGATGACTGGGAATAGGCCGGGGGAACAAGCAGGAGGCACAAAAAAACCAGGAAAAACACGGGACCCGTTGACAGGCCGATATGGAAAGGGTGGATAATCTGTTTTTGTGACCTGGATAGCATTATTACGTTAATCCTGTTCCGAGAAAAGAAAGGGGCGGCCCTTTCAGAACCGCCCCTCCATTTCTTTACTAACCCAACCGGACCGATTTGTCAATGCAACTGTCGATAATCCATAAGGCCGATGGGGTTTCCCGACAGGCTCCTAGTTCGATGGCGGGTGCCCTGGAGGCAGTCCCGGCCGGCCGCTGTGGGGGGAGAGCCCGCTTTGTGGGGACGGCTTGAACAGAATCTGAATGTCGGCCCGGCCGGCAAGCTCCTTGATCTTCTTTCCAATCGCTTCGTTAATCCTGGAGTTCGTGAGGTCTGAGACGATTTTGCCTTTAACCTCCTCAAAAGGTACAATTCGTGCTTCCTTTCGATCGGTAAGCTTGATGACGTGATACCCGAACTGGGTAAGCACCGGGTCGCTTACCTCTCCCACCTTCATCCCGAAGACGGCTTCTTCAAACGGTTTAACCATTCTTCCCCGCCCGAAATATCCCAGGTCACCACCGGAAGGGCCGCTGGGCCCTTCAGAGTTCTCCCGTGCCAGGGCGGCGAAATCGGCACCCTTCTCCCGGGCCTTTTTCGCAATCTCTCTTGCGCGTGCGAGGGCCTTGCCCTTTTCCTTTTCGGACGCGTCTTTGGCGACATTGATCAGAA
It contains:
- a CDS encoding bifunctional aconitate hydratase 2/2-methylisocitrate dehydratase — its product is MFQKYLKAVEERLSKGIPPLPLSDEETKAVCESLQSNSLDPKAMVKPGLEDTAQTLLYMLRERVSPGVTDASYVKAEFLGGILRGEKSSRYISPQDAVEMLGQMGGGANIPFLVEALDAGEDIAAAAAKALSLTILISPLMITKIAELASDGNPFALDILRNWAEAKWFENMPPVPERVECVIIRTSGEINTDFLSPAQEAITRDDIPFHALSMLSTSPNDTDFLHRLEQIRSEHPGMPILFAGDVVGTGSSRKSASNSLVWWIGNDIPQTPNKRRGGIIMASKIAPIFFNTLRGCGAIPVRCQSGNLLEGKVVEVDFSKGTVTEKGSGDILARFSVDPISIMEESRAGGRNLLIIGRKLTARARELCAKQGIEVKEPTVTLPRKPELPEGQPFSLAQKLVGRAAGLPGILPGQYVEPQAHIVFSQDTTGKMTRQELEELACTHFATVFIQSFCHTAAGPRSKDASMQTNLTRFTNRLGGIALRPGDGIIHVNGNRLLLPYFVGTGGDSHTRYPIGLSFPAGSDLVAFAGSQGYLPLDMPESVLVRFKGEVQPGITIRDLVNAIPYAALQQGKLNLEKGDSKINVFADRILEIQGLEHISVMDSYKFTDTSAERSSAACTFAHDPDRIIEYVRNNLKFLKENFKKRNPSKQIQVIINLMEKWLAAPEVMEADEGAPYADILDVDLNTITEPLLAAPNDPDKIVTLSEAAGTAIDEVFVGSCMTDITDFRAVAKILDGKLLPPAMRFWTVPPDRESNTKLADEGVHQTLLSTGANVHVPGCSLCMGNQAQVATGATVVSTSTRNFDNRMGTGAQVFLGSSIVAAMSALEGKIPTLEEYRAVYKEKVGPIEKEISTPMAF